From the genome of Luteipulveratus halotolerans, one region includes:
- a CDS encoding histone-like nucleoid-structuring protein Lsr2, producing MAQKVQVLLIDDVDGSEAAESLTFGLDGVTYEIDLSASNADQMRHSFEGWIANARRVGGRKNSSRTSRRDELHKVREWARANGHTVSDRGRVSQDIQDAYDKAHR from the coding sequence ATGGCTCAGAAGGTCCAGGTCCTACTCATTGACGATGTCGACGGGTCCGAAGCCGCCGAAAGCCTGACGTTCGGACTCGACGGCGTCACCTACGAGATTGACCTGTCGGCCTCGAACGCCGACCAGATGCGGCACTCCTTCGAGGGATGGATCGCCAACGCACGGCGGGTCGGTGGCCGGAAGAACTCGAGCAGGACCTCCCGCCGCGACGAGCTCCACAAGGTCCGCGAATGGGCGCGCGCGAACGGTCACACCGTCAGCGATCGCGGCCGCGTCTCCCAAGACATCCAGGACGCCTACGACAAAGCACACCGATGA
- a CDS encoding ATP-binding cassette domain-containing protein — translation MVSISLSEVGIRLRRRDVLRGVTWHLPETGKTLLAGQNGVGKTTTLRVLSGALSPADGAVLVDGRPIRRRQLRSVVALMPQTITAIPGLSVIDQVAFAGWLGGLRESAARAQALAVLDQVDLVEEKDRNASQLSGGQLRRVGLAEALTRPSDMLLLDEPTAGLDPVQRARFRELVDTIDKPLVLSTHQLDDVDQTFSNVVVLSAGNLAFEGSTQEFLSHGAGDETSRRAESAFVALTGAAS, via the coding sequence ATGGTTTCGATCTCGCTGAGTGAGGTTGGCATCCGACTGCGTCGGAGAGATGTTCTTCGCGGGGTGACCTGGCATCTGCCGGAGACCGGGAAGACTTTGTTGGCCGGGCAGAACGGCGTGGGCAAGACAACAACACTTCGTGTGCTGAGCGGCGCGTTGTCCCCGGCCGATGGGGCGGTGCTTGTCGACGGCCGCCCCATCCGCCGGCGGCAGCTGAGGTCGGTGGTAGCGCTGATGCCGCAGACGATCACGGCGATCCCGGGTCTGTCGGTGATCGACCAGGTCGCCTTCGCCGGATGGCTAGGTGGTCTTCGAGAATCTGCAGCTCGAGCGCAGGCGCTGGCGGTACTGGACCAGGTAGACCTCGTGGAGGAGAAGGACCGGAACGCGAGCCAGCTGTCGGGAGGGCAACTTCGTCGTGTCGGTCTGGCAGAGGCATTGACCCGCCCTTCGGACATGCTCCTGCTGGACGAACCGACAGCTGGCCTGGACCCGGTGCAGAGAGCCCGCTTCCGGGAGTTGGTCGACACCATCGACAAGCCGCTGGTCCTGTCGACGCATCAGCTGGATGACGTCGACCAGACCTTCAGCAATGTCGTCGTCCTCAGCGCCGGGAACCTGGCGTTCGAGGGCTCGACGCAGGAATTCTTGAGTCACGGCGCCGGCGATGAGACATCGCGCCGGGCTGAGTCAGCCTTCGTCGCGTTGACTGGGGCGGCGTCGTGA
- a CDS encoding DUF7224 domain-containing protein, with translation MNAIRGLRWSSAWFAVPIAGLAAYVAGVSEKEFFGDYPLIGVSQAWIGLVIVAPLIAAWCSWDASRLRTWLLLHFSGVQQLKALAVMLGAGFALAVAAVLAATGWAAGLPRTVPAISITVAGVLTLMAAALTGAALGVLVPRVVAAPLSAGIWYAWMAIPMSDPSHWTAAATVTGASATCCTSSQEVNPASMLTASAVALICGAAALISIWVASRARGAAVLIAGVALAGSAGWALTHIQDGPIVARTTQLSCAQDGPGRVCIWPEHHGQEARINAAIQAVRSRLQHEVIPVPQSWSEAPTRPPGVGNLQWTTGVSPEQARSSIVVSVVQTAGCHDARGEALTSFLRLQVGVSPEANGTPASSAQARQVQGLPAAQRTAWVKQQITACSA, from the coding sequence GTGAACGCGATTCGTGGGCTGCGATGGTCAAGCGCCTGGTTCGCCGTACCGATCGCGGGCCTGGCGGCCTATGTGGCTGGTGTTTCCGAGAAGGAATTCTTCGGTGACTACCCGCTGATCGGCGTCTCGCAGGCGTGGATCGGGCTGGTCATCGTGGCCCCTCTGATCGCCGCGTGGTGCAGCTGGGATGCGAGCCGGTTGCGCACCTGGTTGCTGCTGCACTTCTCCGGAGTTCAGCAGCTGAAAGCGTTGGCCGTGATGCTTGGCGCCGGCTTCGCTCTGGCGGTCGCCGCGGTCCTCGCGGCGACCGGCTGGGCAGCCGGACTCCCCCGAACGGTCCCCGCCATCAGTATCACCGTGGCCGGAGTCCTAACGCTCATGGCTGCAGCCCTCACCGGAGCCGCGCTGGGAGTGTTGGTACCTCGTGTGGTCGCCGCGCCCCTGTCAGCAGGGATCTGGTACGCCTGGATGGCGATCCCGATGTCGGACCCCTCGCACTGGACCGCAGCCGCGACCGTGACCGGCGCATCGGCGACCTGCTGCACCTCCTCACAAGAAGTCAACCCGGCCTCAATGCTGACGGCATCCGCGGTCGCACTGATCTGCGGCGCTGCCGCGCTCATCAGCATCTGGGTGGCATCACGCGCCCGTGGGGCGGCGGTCCTGATCGCCGGCGTTGCCCTGGCCGGGTCCGCTGGCTGGGCTCTGACACACATCCAGGACGGCCCGATCGTGGCCCGAACCACCCAGCTCAGCTGCGCCCAGGACGGCCCCGGCCGTGTCTGCATCTGGCCCGAGCACCACGGTCAAGAGGCGAGAATCAACGCCGCGATCCAAGCGGTCCGTTCCCGGCTGCAGCATGAGGTGATCCCAGTGCCTCAGTCCTGGAGTGAAGCACCCACCCGGCCTCCCGGCGTCGGCAACCTGCAATGGACCACCGGCGTGTCACCAGAACAGGCACGCTCCTCAATCGTCGTCAGCGTCGTGCAAACAGCCGGGTGCCACGACGCGCGCGGTGAAGCGTTGACCTCCTTCCTGCGCCTGCAAGTCGGAGTCTCACCGGAGGCTAACGGCACCCCCGCATCCTCTGCCCAGGCCAGGCAGGTACAGGGTCTCCCTGCGGCGCAACGCACGGCCTGGGTCAAGCAGCAGATCACGGCTTGCTCTGCATGA